A stretch of Pseudoclavibacter chungangensis DNA encodes these proteins:
- a CDS encoding helix-turn-helix transcriptional regulator, whose amino-acid sequence MADVTRRMLDLLALLQTKRRFTGAELVERLGVSERTVRRDIDRLRAYGYPVAATPGPGGHYGLAAGRAIPPLMFDEDEVVAIMLVLAASASADSGGPGSIGEAMTRAYGKLDQVLPPRLATRAATVRGGVEVEPFRAPTVDISDVMRIATAVHEHREIEFDYRRGDRESHRRVEPHAQVHHLLRWYLVAWDSDRDDWRVFRTDRVTGLFVRTTEFRPRPMPSETALDLVRAGTKRSTREAVVTVEAPVDHVVAALAFESIDVEAVHEGRTRVTLRCESWQWLLFHLSRLECAFTVDEPASWREAVASFAASAAVATTDRGGDGTPGRTAGASRHDPVENVEATCGDAGGR is encoded by the coding sequence ATGGCCGATGTCACGAGGCGGATGCTCGATCTGCTCGCCCTTCTGCAGACCAAGCGGCGGTTCACGGGGGCCGAACTCGTCGAACGGCTGGGCGTGAGCGAGCGCACGGTGCGGCGCGACATCGACCGACTCCGCGCGTACGGCTATCCCGTCGCCGCCACGCCCGGGCCGGGCGGTCACTACGGGCTCGCCGCGGGACGGGCCATTCCTCCGCTGATGTTCGACGAGGACGAGGTCGTCGCGATCATGCTCGTGCTCGCGGCGAGCGCGAGCGCCGATTCGGGGGGACCCGGGAGCATCGGCGAGGCGATGACGAGGGCCTATGGGAAGCTCGATCAGGTGCTTCCGCCGCGCCTGGCGACGCGCGCCGCCACGGTGCGGGGCGGGGTCGAGGTCGAGCCGTTCCGGGCACCGACCGTCGACATCTCGGACGTCATGCGGATCGCCACCGCCGTCCACGAACACCGGGAGATCGAGTTCGACTATCGCCGTGGTGATCGGGAGTCGCACCGGCGGGTCGAACCGCACGCGCAGGTGCACCACCTGCTGCGCTGGTATCTCGTCGCGTGGGATTCGGACCGGGACGACTGGCGGGTGTTCCGCACGGACCGCGTGACCGGGTTGTTCGTGCGCACGACCGAGTTCCGCCCGCGCCCGATGCCGAGCGAGACGGCCCTCGATCTCGTGAGAGCGGGCACGAAGCGCTCGACCCGCGAAGCCGTCGTCACGGTCGAGGCTCCCGTCGACCATGTCGTCGCGGCCCTGGCCTTCGAGTCGATCGACGTCGAGGCGGTCCACGAGGGCCGCACCCGTGTGACGCTGCGATGCGAGTCCTGGCAGTGGCTCCTGTTCCACCTCAGCAGGCTCGAGTGCGCCTTCACCGTCGACGAACCCGCGTCATGGCGCGAGGCCGTGGCGAGCTTCGCGGCATCGGCCGCCGTGGCGACGACCGATCGGGGCGGCGACGGGACCCCCGGCAGGACGGCCGGCGCGTCCCGTCACGACCCGGTCGAGAACGTCGAGGCCACGTGCGGTGACGCGGGCGGCCGATGA
- a CDS encoding excinuclease ABC subunit UvrA: protein MTESTIRVRHAVTNNLDRLNVDIRRNRLVVVAGVSGSGKSSLVFDTIAAEAGAELNETYPPFTRNRLPKWTRPDVGSIDGLSPVIVIDQRRLGGNARSTVGTITDAWTYLRLLFSRLSEPYVGESTAFSFNDPSGMCPSCSGIGDVVAPDVGTFLDLDRRLDEGAILLPGFGEGRYWYRKYADIGVFDVTTPLRTWPRAHLDALLHGGEYVNALGVEVPKDYEGVVERFERIYLRTADDLSERKQKTIAAFTHTTRCPDCLGERLNEAARNATVNGHTIGDLAHLEITELRDVVERIDRPQVRSVVEALLARLDAMNAIGLGYLHLARATSSLSGGESQRIKAVKHLGSSLIEMLYVFDEPTVGLHPHDVDAMVDLLVRLRDRGNTVLVVEHDPAVMARADEIIEIGPGPGPAGGRLVFQGNYDELLESDGPTGRALRSRFPTTAVPRNPSGAMTIANATRNNLRGITVEIPRTVLTVLTGVAGSGKSSLAAEIVARCGAIMIDQRPVSANRRSTPITYTGIAQPLRKHFSARTGAPESLFGANGDGGCRRAEGSASSTPISRSWTGRRRVARAAAARSSTTRHVRTSSTDCPSPTSSGSRSPRRSRDSMLPRSGRDSCTSSGSASATSRSDNPSIRSRAARHSA, encoded by the coding sequence ATGACCGAATCGACCATTCGTGTGCGTCACGCCGTGACCAACAACCTCGACCGACTCAATGTCGACATCCGCCGGAACCGGCTCGTCGTCGTCGCCGGTGTCTCGGGCTCCGGGAAGTCCTCGCTCGTGTTCGACACGATCGCGGCCGAGGCCGGCGCCGAGCTCAACGAGACCTACCCGCCGTTCACCCGCAACCGCTTGCCGAAGTGGACCCGGCCCGATGTCGGCAGCATCGACGGGCTCTCCCCCGTCATCGTCATCGACCAGCGGCGGCTCGGGGGGAACGCCCGTTCGACCGTCGGCACGATCACCGATGCGTGGACCTACCTGCGTCTCCTGTTCTCGCGACTCAGCGAGCCGTACGTCGGCGAGTCGACGGCGTTCTCCTTCAACGACCCATCGGGCATGTGCCCGAGCTGCTCGGGCATCGGTGATGTCGTCGCACCGGATGTGGGCACGTTCCTCGACCTCGATCGTCGGCTCGACGAGGGCGCGATCCTGTTGCCGGGGTTCGGCGAGGGGCGGTACTGGTACCGGAAGTACGCCGACATCGGCGTCTTCGACGTCACGACGCCGTTGCGCACCTGGCCACGGGCGCACCTCGACGCACTGCTCCACGGTGGGGAGTACGTGAACGCGCTGGGCGTCGAGGTCCCCAAGGACTACGAGGGTGTCGTCGAACGCTTCGAACGCATCTACCTGCGAACCGCCGACGACCTCTCCGAGCGCAAGCAGAAGACGATCGCCGCCTTCACCCACACGACGAGGTGCCCCGACTGCCTCGGTGAACGGCTGAACGAGGCCGCCCGGAACGCCACGGTGAACGGGCACACGATCGGGGATCTCGCGCACCTCGAGATCACCGAACTCCGAGACGTCGTCGAACGGATCGACCGACCGCAGGTGCGCAGCGTCGTCGAGGCACTCCTCGCGCGACTCGACGCCATGAACGCCATCGGACTCGGGTACCTGCATCTCGCCCGCGCGACCTCGTCGCTCTCCGGCGGTGAATCGCAACGCATCAAGGCGGTCAAACACCTCGGTTCGAGTCTGATCGAGATGCTCTACGTATTCGACGAACCGACCGTCGGCCTCCACCCCCACGACGTCGACGCCATGGTCGACCTGCTCGTCCGTCTCCGTGATCGCGGGAACACCGTCCTCGTCGTCGAACACGATCCCGCGGTCATGGCCCGGGCCGACGAGATCATCGAGATCGGCCCCGGCCCGGGTCCCGCCGGCGGCCGCCTCGTCTTCCAGGGAAACTACGACGAGCTGCTCGAATCCGACGGACCGACCGGCCGTGCGCTCCGTTCGCGGTTTCCCACGACCGCGGTGCCCCGGAATCCGTCCGGCGCGATGACGATCGCGAACGCGACGAGGAACAACCTCCGCGGCATCACGGTGGAGATCCCACGGACGGTGCTGACCGTGCTCACGGGGGTCGCGGGCTCGGGGAAGTCGAGCCTCGCGGCCGAAATCGTCGCCCGGTGCGGAGCGATCATGATCGACCAGCGTCCGGTCTCGGCGAATCGTCGATCGACGCCGATCACGTACACCGGTATCGCGCAGCCACTGCGGAAACACTTCTCGGCGCGCACCGGAGCGCCCGAGAGCCTCTTCGGCGCGAACGGCGACGGCGGCTGCCGACGTGCCGAGGGCTCGGCGTCGTCTACACCGATCTCGCGTTCATGGACGGGCAGGAGACGAGTTGCCCGAGCTGCGGCGGCACGCAGTTCAACGACGAGGCACGTGCGCACCTCGTCGACGGACTGTCCATCGCCGACGTCGAGCGGCTCTCGATCACCGAGGCGATCGCGCGACTCGATGCTCCCGCGATCCGGTCGCGACTCGTGCACCTCGAGCGGGTCGGCCTCGGCTACCTCGCGCTCGGACAACCCCTCAATACGCTCTCGGGCGGCGAGGCACAGCGCGTGA
- a CDS encoding TetR/AcrR family transcriptional regulator → MVRTLAFDRDEVVRSALEVFWRDGYAGASLPTLEGATGLSRSSIYNTFGSKRGLFDAAVQNYLDEVVRPRLRPLRSVTVDRAAILDYLDGLRAVFSRAVGPPGCLLVNAAATPLAADGDVARVIIDYRNELHAAIGNGVRAFLADDSAADADRLTDAVTDLVVAAFALVRVAPDVAIHTLATAHELITRERPA, encoded by the coding sequence ATGGTTCGAACCCTGGCCTTCGACCGGGACGAGGTGGTGCGCTCGGCGCTCGAGGTGTTCTGGCGTGACGGCTACGCCGGAGCCTCGCTTCCCACGCTGGAGGGGGCGACCGGGCTGAGTCGGTCGAGCATCTACAACACCTTCGGCTCGAAACGGGGACTCTTCGATGCGGCCGTTCAGAACTATCTGGACGAGGTCGTCCGCCCCCGGTTGCGCCCGCTCCGGTCGGTGACGGTCGACCGAGCAGCGATCCTGGACTACCTCGACGGACTCCGGGCCGTGTTCTCGCGTGCGGTGGGTCCGCCCGGATGCCTCCTCGTCAATGCCGCCGCCACGCCACTCGCCGCTGACGGCGACGTCGCCCGGGTGATCATCGACTACCGCAACGAACTGCACGCCGCGATCGGCAACGGCGTTCGGGCATTCCTCGCCGACGACTCCGCTGCGGACGCGGACCGGCTGACCGATGCCGTGACCGATCTGGTCGTGGCGGCCTTCGCCCTCGTGCGTGTCGCTCCGGACGTCGCGATCCACACACTCGCCACCGCCCACGAGCTCATCACACGAGAACGGCCGGCCTGA
- a CDS encoding DUF1304 domain-containing protein, with the protein MLIAGLVLAGLAALVHVYIFVLESLAWAGPRARATFGHTAEQVEATRALAFNQGFYNLFLAIAVVLGIVFVAVGQLAIGATLVFAGAGSMAAAAIVLLLSSPDKSAAALKQGLVPLLGVIALALGLVL; encoded by the coding sequence ATGCTCATTGCCGGACTCGTCCTCGCGGGTCTCGCCGCGCTCGTCCACGTCTACATCTTCGTGCTCGAATCGTTGGCCTGGGCGGGTCCGCGCGCGCGGGCCACGTTCGGACACACGGCCGAGCAGGTGGAGGCGACGAGGGCGCTCGCGTTCAACCAGGGCTTCTACAACCTCTTCCTCGCCATCGCCGTCGTTCTCGGGATCGTGTTCGTCGCCGTCGGCCAGCTCGCGATCGGCGCGACCCTCGTGTTCGCCGGCGCCGGTTCGATGGCCGCCGCTGCGATCGTGCTGCTGCTTTCCAGCCCCGACAAGTCCGCCGCCGCGCTCAAGCAAGGACTCGTCCCGCTCCTGGGCGTCATCGCCCTCGCCCTCGGCCTCGTGCTCTGA
- a CDS encoding ComEC/Rec2 family competence protein, giving the protein MRHVGARDEPGARAARRHLANARPTSAGTGDAAARQRPRTPVHDLRLVAPAVAAWLTAFLVAGRSDAAGAAALVASFAAIGSSALVVVMHVRRAGRDRDGAFRRATRRASPNDDGARTGGRARFRRPVRELVAVGGLVAAVVALVAAAAALDAARTRPTVLLAAADAGTVRIEGVITGLVPPAALDGTAAEGASEGDGTRPRDEARFEVRTTRLIVDDVAVPIEAPVLVFGTIEPNADGGAPGIGSSVAVEGRLRATDPGDDVSALLFADATALVRAPPGGLLAGTDTLRTRFVGAASALPGVGGALLPGLAVGDTRGVPTALDADMKTSSLAHLTAVSGSNCAIVVAAVLLVGRALGVRRGIRVAAAALALAVFVLLVTPEGSVVRAAVMASVVLAAGSFGRRPAGVPLLALAVIVLLAVDPGLARDAGFALSVSATAGLVVVAGPLAERLTRVVPRPVAAAIAVPVAAQLCCQPVLLLLEPSVPVYGVVANLLAAPAAPIATVLGLLACLVGGASPAVAAPVLWLAWLPAQWIGMVATAVASWPGASWPWLPGVAGAVSFAALLLGVAALVGTRAREAPLRRLRLAVGGITVLVLVLWSGLSLGGGLHERLSRPTTWRFAACDVGQGDALLVRAAERIALIDTGADDVLLDRCLDLFGVDRVDLLVLSHFDHDHVGAADSLAGRVAEVAVPDTREAASEGIVTRLASHGAVVRPLAAGASFAFGDTSWRVLWPKAESGPSAREGNASSLAVRVDPTSACVADCLSLVALGDLGEPQQDAVLADSAVALGADVLKVSHHGSADQSAALTAAIGATVGVVSAGAGNDYGHPTDAALAMLDAAGTTPLRTDLLGTITIGSAGEGGETSAHGVPERGDGAAARPPVAVWSERGMSERGARVSWRRRSAHRSRSCRIECHPGSVCPMGSRADQGLSWCAAAPAMRAVLHAVVGVDDRRRSG; this is encoded by the coding sequence ATGCGGCACGTCGGAGCTCGCGACGAACCCGGTGCGAGGGCGGCGCGCCGACACCTCGCGAACGCGCGTCCGACGTCGGCCGGTACCGGGGACGCGGCGGCGCGACAGCGGCCACGGACGCCCGTGCACGACCTCCGGCTCGTCGCTCCCGCGGTCGCGGCCTGGCTCACGGCGTTCCTCGTGGCAGGTCGATCGGACGCGGCCGGAGCGGCCGCACTCGTCGCGTCTTTCGCGGCGATCGGTTCGAGTGCACTCGTCGTCGTGATGCACGTCCGTCGCGCGGGGCGAGATCGGGACGGAGCGTTCCGTCGAGCGACGAGACGGGCCTCGCCGAACGACGACGGTGCCCGGACGGGCGGGCGTGCGCGGTTCCGTCGCCCGGTGCGGGAGCTCGTGGCCGTGGGCGGTCTCGTGGCCGCCGTCGTCGCGCTCGTGGCCGCGGCGGCGGCCCTCGACGCCGCCCGGACGAGGCCGACCGTGCTGCTCGCGGCCGCGGACGCGGGGACGGTCCGGATCGAGGGGGTCATCACGGGGCTCGTCCCGCCGGCGGCGCTCGACGGGACCGCGGCGGAAGGGGCGTCCGAGGGCGACGGGACACGGCCCCGGGACGAGGCGCGGTTCGAGGTGCGCACCACACGCCTGATCGTCGACGATGTCGCCGTTCCGATCGAGGCACCCGTCCTCGTCTTCGGCACGATCGAGCCGAACGCGGACGGGGGTGCCCCGGGCATCGGCTCGTCCGTCGCGGTCGAGGGACGGCTGCGGGCGACCGATCCCGGCGACGACGTGTCCGCGCTCCTGTTCGCGGACGCGACGGCCTTGGTGCGCGCACCGCCCGGCGGGCTTCTCGCGGGGACGGACACCCTGCGCACCCGGTTCGTCGGGGCCGCGAGTGCACTGCCCGGTGTGGGCGGTGCACTGCTCCCGGGACTCGCGGTCGGCGACACGAGAGGCGTGCCCACGGCACTGGACGCGGACATGAAGACGTCGTCGCTCGCGCATCTCACCGCGGTGTCCGGCTCCAATTGCGCGATCGTCGTCGCCGCGGTCCTGCTCGTCGGCCGCGCGCTCGGGGTACGACGTGGCATCCGTGTCGCGGCGGCTGCCCTCGCGCTCGCGGTGTTCGTATTACTCGTCACGCCGGAGGGCAGTGTCGTGCGGGCGGCGGTCATGGCGTCCGTCGTGCTCGCCGCGGGGTCGTTCGGCCGTCGCCCGGCGGGCGTGCCGCTGCTCGCGCTCGCCGTCATCGTGCTGCTCGCGGTCGATCCGGGGCTCGCTCGTGATGCCGGGTTCGCGCTGTCCGTGTCGGCGACGGCGGGGCTCGTCGTCGTGGCCGGGCCCCTCGCGGAACGGCTCACGCGGGTCGTGCCGCGTCCCGTCGCGGCCGCGATCGCGGTGCCCGTCGCGGCGCAGCTGTGCTGTCAGCCAGTGCTGCTCCTGCTCGAGCCGAGCGTGCCCGTGTACGGGGTCGTCGCGAACCTGCTCGCCGCGCCGGCGGCGCCGATCGCGACCGTGCTCGGCCTGCTCGCGTGCCTCGTCGGGGGTGCGTCGCCGGCCGTGGCGGCACCGGTGCTGTGGCTCGCATGGCTCCCGGCGCAGTGGATTGGCATGGTCGCGACCGCCGTCGCGTCGTGGCCCGGGGCGAGCTGGCCGTGGCTGCCGGGCGTGGCCGGCGCGGTGTCGTTCGCCGCGCTCCTGCTCGGTGTCGCCGCGCTCGTGGGAACGCGGGCGCGGGAGGCACCGCTGCGTCGACTCCGGCTCGCCGTCGGTGGCATCACGGTGCTCGTCCTCGTGCTGTGGAGCGGCCTGTCGCTCGGCGGCGGCCTGCACGAGCGGCTGTCGCGGCCGACGACGTGGCGGTTCGCGGCGTGCGACGTCGGTCAGGGGGATGCCCTGCTCGTCCGGGCGGCCGAGCGCATCGCGCTCATCGACACCGGTGCGGACGACGTGCTGCTCGATCGGTGCCTCGACCTGTTCGGGGTCGATCGGGTCGATCTGCTCGTGCTCTCGCACTTCGATCACGATCATGTCGGCGCCGCGGACTCGCTCGCGGGACGCGTCGCGGAGGTCGCGGTGCCCGATACCCGTGAGGCGGCGAGCGAGGGCATCGTCACACGACTCGCGTCCCACGGCGCGGTGGTCCGGCCGCTCGCCGCGGGTGCGTCGTTCGCGTTCGGCGACACGTCGTGGCGCGTCCTCTGGCCGAAGGCGGAGAGTGGCCCCTCGGCGCGGGAGGGCAACGCGTCGAGTCTCGCGGTGCGGGTCGACCCGACCTCGGCGTGTGTCGCGGACTGCCTGTCGCTCGTCGCGCTCGGCGATCTCGGCGAGCCGCAACAGGACGCCGTCCTGGCCGACTCCGCCGTCGCGCTCGGGGCCGACGTCCTCAAGGTGTCGCATCACGGCTCGGCCGATCAGTCCGCGGCGCTCACGGCGGCGATCGGGGCGACCGTCGGCGTCGTCTCGGCGGGCGCAGGGAACGACTACGGACACCCGACGGACGCCGCGCTCGCGATGCTCGACGCCGCGGGGACGACACCGCTGCGCACCGACCTCCTCGGCACCATCACGATCGGCTCGGCGGGGGAGGGCGGCGAGACGAGTGCGCACGGTGTTCCCGAGCGTGGCGACGGTGCCGCCGCGAGACCACCGGTCGCCGTGTGGAGTGAGCGCGGGATGAGCGAGCGGGGCGCCCGCGTCTCGTGGCGCAGGCGCAGCGCGCACCGGTCCCGTTCGTGTCGCATCGAATGCCACCCGGGTTCCGTGTGCCCGATGGGGTCACGCGCCGATCAGGGGCTCTCGTGGTGCGCGGCGGCGCCCGCCATGAGGGCTGTCCTCCACGCGGTTGTCGGCGTCGATGATCGGCGTCGATCGGGGTGA
- a CDS encoding helix-hairpin-helix domain-containing protein — MIGTRDETGGAAASGSERRGRATAVPWNRAESTSAWARPAASGLERLRGVTGAGDDGREHRSSSSGPDGSAYNSATRHRPSRDASARGHHEHDEPPIASRRTGPLWSDEAAETRRFSEPDARRGASSTTPARARPGDRRALDDDPDGDRLDDDVADRLDDDADLWYPADHLDGEESDAWHHDDTFGLDEDEPDEAYDDHDERHGHAGRRGARAREQGSLERRVDERNLRSLLGPDRGPRWRVGVGAAVVLVLVALAATVLLTALRPGTTSVVEPMTTAAGESPVEAAPADGTANAEPSVTASASLIVHVSGAVLAPGVHELADGSRVLDAVQAAGGFAEGADEQALNLARPIVDGEQIRVPVLGEAAPPEHAAPDGATSLVNLNTASSDELQELPGVGEAIAGRIIAYREEHGGFTSVDELLQVSGIGEATFAELEALVTV, encoded by the coding sequence GTGATCGGGACGAGAGACGAGACGGGTGGAGCCGCCGCGAGCGGCTCCGAGCGGCGCGGACGCGCGACGGCGGTGCCGTGGAACCGCGCCGAGTCGACGAGCGCGTGGGCGCGTCCGGCGGCGAGTGGACTCGAGCGCCTTCGCGGGGTGACCGGTGCGGGTGACGACGGCCGCGAGCACCGATCGTCGAGCTCGGGCCCCGACGGATCGGCATACAACTCGGCGACGCGGCACCGACCGAGCCGTGATGCATCGGCGCGGGGGCACCACGAACACGACGAACCACCGATCGCGTCCCGTCGGACGGGCCCGCTGTGGTCCGACGAGGCGGCGGAAACGCGTCGGTTCTCGGAGCCGGACGCCCGTCGTGGCGCGTCGAGCACGACGCCCGCTCGGGCGCGACCGGGCGACCGTCGGGCCCTCGACGACGATCCCGACGGGGATCGACTCGACGACGACGTCGCTGACCGACTCGACGACGACGCCGACCTCTGGTATCCCGCCGATCACCTCGACGGCGAGGAGTCCGACGCGTGGCACCACGACGACACGTTCGGACTGGACGAGGACGAGCCCGACGAGGCGTACGACGATCACGACGAACGTCACGGGCACGCGGGCCGCCGTGGCGCTCGGGCACGTGAGCAGGGTTCGCTCGAGCGACGGGTCGACGAACGGAACCTTCGTTCGCTGCTCGGCCCCGACCGGGGGCCGCGATGGCGCGTCGGTGTCGGCGCGGCCGTCGTGCTCGTGCTCGTCGCGCTCGCGGCCACGGTCCTGCTCACGGCGCTCCGCCCCGGGACGACGAGCGTCGTCGAGCCGATGACGACGGCGGCGGGGGAGTCGCCCGTCGAGGCCGCTCCCGCCGACGGCACCGCGAACGCCGAACCGTCGGTGACCGCGAGCGCGAGCCTGATCGTGCACGTCTCCGGCGCCGTGCTCGCACCCGGAGTCCATGAGCTCGCCGACGGTTCGCGCGTCCTCGACGCGGTTCAGGCGGCCGGTGGGTTCGCCGAGGGGGCCGACGAGCAAGCGCTCAACCTGGCCCGTCCGATCGTCGACGGGGAGCAGATCCGCGTGCCGGTGCTCGGGGAGGCAGCGCCGCCGGAGCACGCCGCGCCGGACGGCGCGACCTCGCTCGTGAATCTCAACACGGCGAGCTCGGACGAGCTCCAGGAGCTCCCCGGGGTCGGTGAGGCCATCGCCGGCCGCATCATCGCCTACCGCGAGGAGCACGGCGGATTCACGAGCGTGGACGAACTGCTGCAGGTGTCGGGCATCGGTGAGGCCACGTTCGCGGAACTCGAAGCGCTCGTGACGGTCTGA
- a CDS encoding DUF3995 domain-containing protein, translating to MSVGVGSRSDGRGRVFLLIAAVLGTLHALPSIWWAAGSEFLLSTVGTSAVEAARAMPGGVTLLLSVVATVKLAAAWIPVLAERGLPWRRFWRALSWLGGAGLVVYGVSGIIPSAAVLLGWIVPDGPVDRAALLGHALLWDPLFALWGATLLIGLWRSRRGARSLHRDTVDEPR from the coding sequence ATGTCGGTGGGAGTGGGGAGCCGGTCGGACGGGCGCGGACGTGTGTTCCTGCTGATCGCCGCCGTCCTCGGCACGCTGCATGCGCTGCCGAGCATCTGGTGGGCAGCGGGCAGCGAGTTCCTGCTCTCGACCGTCGGGACGAGCGCGGTCGAGGCGGCCCGGGCGATGCCGGGAGGCGTGACGCTGCTCCTGAGTGTCGTCGCGACGGTGAAGCTCGCGGCGGCGTGGATTCCCGTGCTTGCCGAACGCGGCCTCCCGTGGCGTCGGTTCTGGCGCGCCCTCTCGTGGCTCGGAGGTGCGGGGCTCGTCGTCTACGGCGTGAGCGGGATCATCCCGAGCGCCGCCGTGCTGCTCGGGTGGATCGTTCCGGACGGGCCCGTCGATCGGGCGGCCCTGCTCGGCCACGCGCTGTTGTGGGATCCGCTCTTCGCGCTCTGGGGCGCGACACTCCTGATCGGCCTCTGGCGTTCGCGGCGCGGTGCGCGCTCCCTGCACCGGGACACCGTCGACGAGCCGCGGTAG